In Pedobacter sp. W3I1, one DNA window encodes the following:
- a CDS encoding glutamate-5-semialdehyde dehydrogenase codes for MNYKQYFEKARQASRTMISLSKETTDVVLTDLATALVANTGDILVENAKDLAKMPIEDPKYDRLKLSAARIADIANDLINVAGLSSPLGKIISDKTLENKLHIQKVSVPLGVVGVIYEARPNVTADVFSLCFKTGNVAVLKGGSDAEFSNLAIAKVIHNVLNSHGISTDVLTLLPAERAATEALLNARGFVDVLIPRGSQSLISYVRENSKIPVIETGAGIVHTYFDESGDLEKGKAIIFNAKTRRVSVCNSLDCVLINQNRLNDLSALLSPLAAGNVELFADEKSYEVLKASYPAQLLNQAKSEHFGIEFLSLKLAVKVVADLDEALNHIANYSSKHSEAIISEDAANIAQFLNEVDAAAVYANASTGFTDGAQFGLGAEIGISTQKLHARGPMGLEELTSYKWVVRGDGQVRD; via the coding sequence ATGAATTACAAACAATACTTCGAAAAAGCAAGGCAGGCCAGTCGTACCATGATTAGCCTAAGCAAAGAAACAACTGATGTGGTGCTAACCGATCTGGCTACTGCTTTAGTGGCAAATACAGGCGATATTCTTGTTGAAAATGCTAAGGATTTAGCCAAAATGCCCATCGAAGATCCCAAATATGACAGGCTAAAACTAAGTGCAGCACGTATTGCAGATATTGCGAATGACCTTATAAATGTTGCAGGCTTAAGTAGTCCGTTGGGTAAAATTATTTCAGATAAAACATTGGAGAACAAACTCCATATTCAAAAAGTGAGCGTGCCATTGGGTGTGGTAGGTGTAATTTACGAAGCCCGCCCGAATGTTACTGCCGATGTATTTTCGCTTTGTTTTAAAACCGGAAACGTTGCTGTGCTCAAAGGAGGCAGTGATGCTGAGTTTTCGAACCTGGCCATTGCCAAAGTGATACACAACGTGTTAAATTCACATGGAATCAGTACTGATGTTTTAACACTTTTGCCAGCCGAAAGAGCTGCAACTGAAGCTTTATTAAATGCAAGAGGTTTTGTTGACGTTTTAATCCCAAGAGGTAGTCAATCGTTAATTAGTTATGTCCGCGAAAACAGTAAAATCCCGGTTATTGAAACCGGAGCCGGAATTGTACACACTTATTTTGACGAATCTGGAGATTTAGAAAAAGGGAAGGCAATTATTTTTAACGCCAAAACCAGGAGGGTAAGCGTTTGTAATTCGCTGGATTGTGTGCTGATTAATCAAAACCGGCTTAATGATCTATCTGCGCTTTTATCTCCTTTGGCTGCTGGTAATGTAGAATTATTTGCTGATGAAAAAAGTTATGAAGTATTAAAGGCTTCTTATCCTGCGCAACTGTTAAACCAGGCTAAATCTGAACATTTTGGTATAGAGTTTTTATCGTTAAAGCTAGCCGTTAAAGTAGTAGCTGATTTAGATGAAGCATTGAACCATATTGCCAATTATAGCTCTAAACATAGTGAAGCCATTATTTCTGAAGATGCCGCTAACATTGCCCAATTTTTAAATGAAGTAGATGCGGCTGCAGTTTATGCCAATGCCTCTACCGGATTTACAGATGGTGCACAGTTTGGCCTTGGTGCCGAAATTGGCATTAGTACGCAAAAACTTCATGCCCGTGGCCCGATGGGCTTAGAAGAATTAACCAGCTATAAATGGGTGGTTAGGGGTGACGGGCAAGTGAGGGACTGA
- a CDS encoding MBL fold metallo-hydrolase RNA specificity domain-containing protein, which yields MKLTFWGAAQQVTGSMHLLEVGHYKILIDCGLDYEKETYQEENQQFPFDPASINLVVLTHAHIDHSGNLPTLVRLGFEGQVLCTPPTADLTSILLFDSVELFLRKASRKPRTKRGNFSGPKPLYLHKHVMDTIDRFVTIAFNKPFKVNGDINLTFVPVGHLLGAAAAILTINDNGIEKKIAFTGDIGRENYPVLVNPAPLPEVDYLVSEATYGGRMHTKDQTLEERLVQEITDACIKSPGRLIIPAFSIGRTQSLVFALNQIFTKKLLPPIQIFVDSPMAIQATEVYRKHHNLVNQEAKDFYQTMGDEFEFEHLAYVQTMKESKDVSNYFDPCIIISSAGMLEGGRIQDHLYYNIQNYYCTILFIGYCAKGTLGYKLLSGAPIVRIKDREMMVYATIHQTDLLSGHGDHNDLVKTIKQTGQPKKVFLVHGEDKSLQSLSLALQEDGFNVAVPERGEVFEL from the coding sequence ATGAAGTTAACGTTTTGGGGAGCAGCACAGCAGGTAACAGGAAGTATGCACCTGCTCGAAGTGGGGCACTATAAAATACTGATAGATTGCGGATTAGATTATGAGAAGGAAACTTATCAGGAAGAAAACCAACAATTCCCATTCGATCCGGCAAGCATTAACCTCGTAGTTTTAACGCATGCGCATATCGATCATTCCGGTAATTTACCTACACTGGTTCGATTGGGTTTTGAGGGCCAGGTGCTCTGTACACCACCAACAGCCGATTTAACTTCGATATTATTATTCGATTCTGTTGAGCTTTTTTTAAGAAAAGCCAGCCGAAAACCCAGAACCAAACGTGGTAACTTCAGCGGACCAAAACCTTTATATCTGCACAAACATGTGATGGATACAATCGATCGTTTTGTAACCATTGCCTTTAACAAACCTTTTAAGGTTAATGGGGATATTAACCTGACCTTTGTGCCTGTTGGCCACCTACTTGGTGCTGCGGCAGCTATTTTAACCATAAATGATAATGGTATAGAGAAGAAAATTGCTTTTACAGGCGATATCGGCAGAGAGAACTACCCGGTGTTGGTTAATCCAGCGCCGTTGCCTGAGGTTGACTACCTGGTAAGCGAAGCAACTTATGGCGGAAGGATGCACACCAAAGATCAAACCTTAGAGGAAAGATTAGTTCAGGAAATTACGGATGCCTGTATTAAAAGTCCTGGTCGATTGATTATTCCCGCATTTAGTATTGGCCGTACGCAATCGCTGGTATTTGCCTTAAACCAGATTTTCACCAAAAAACTGTTGCCACCCATTCAGATTTTTGTTGATAGCCCTATGGCGATCCAGGCTACAGAGGTTTACCGCAAACACCATAACCTGGTAAATCAGGAAGCGAAAGATTTTTACCAAACCATGGGCGATGAGTTTGAATTTGAGCATCTGGCTTACGTTCAAACGATGAAAGAAAGTAAAGATGTTTCCAATTATTTCGATCCTTGTATTATCATTTCTTCTGCAGGTATGTTAGAGGGCGGGCGGATTCAGGATCACTTATATTATAACATTCAAAACTATTATTGTACCATTCTTTTTATCGGCTACTGCGCCAAAGGAACGCTTGGATATAAGTTACTAAGTGGAGCACCAATTGTGCGCATTAAAGACCGGGAAATGATGGTTTACGCCACGATACACCAAACCGATCTGCTCAGCGGTCATGGAGATCATAACGATTTAGTGAAAACAATTAAACAAACTGGCCAACCCAAAAAAGTTTTCTTGGTTCATGGTGAAGATAAAAGCCTGCAAAGTTTATCACTGGCACTGCAGGAAGATGGCTTTAATGTTGCCGTGCCAGAAAGGGGAGAGGTTTTTGAATTATAA
- a CDS encoding YifB family Mg chelatase-like AAA ATPase: MLVKTYGSAVYGVNALTITIEVNISAGTKYYMVGLPDNAVKESLQRVASAINVSGFRMPKQKIVVNLAPADMKKEGSSYDLPIAIGILAASGQIPADELEDYFIMGELSLDGSIQPIKGALPIAIQAQQEGFKGFILPKQNVREAAIVNDLVAYGVENLAQVLAFFNKSETLEPVKVDTKEEFLKNINNYEHDFADVKGQENIKRALEIAAAGGHNVILIGPPGAGKTMLAKRLPTILPPLNLNEALETTKIHSVAGKLSAADALMTIRPYRSPHHTISDVALVGGGMNPQPGEISLAHNGVLFLDELPEFKRTVLEVMRQPLEDRKVAISRARFSVEYPASFMLVASMNPCPCGFYNHPEKDCVCAPGVVQKYLSKISGPLLDRIDLHVEVTPVDFTELASSQEAEKSNHIRARVIQAREIQDKRFADKKEIYCNAQMSPKMVRKVCEISEAGTGLLKTAMERLGLSARAYDRILKVARTIADLAGSENIELEHLAESINYRSLDREGWAG; this comes from the coding sequence ATGCTTGTAAAAACATACGGGAGTGCTGTTTATGGCGTAAATGCACTAACCATAACAATCGAAGTGAATATTAGCGCGGGTACCAAATACTATATGGTAGGCCTGCCCGATAATGCGGTAAAAGAAAGTTTGCAAAGGGTGGCTAGTGCCATTAATGTCTCAGGTTTTCGCATGCCCAAGCAAAAAATCGTGGTAAACCTGGCACCTGCCGACATGAAAAAAGAAGGTTCATCCTACGATCTGCCCATTGCCATCGGCATTTTAGCAGCATCAGGGCAAATTCCTGCAGACGAACTGGAAGATTATTTCATCATGGGCGAACTTTCTTTAGATGGAAGTATACAGCCCATAAAAGGCGCTTTACCAATTGCCATACAAGCACAACAAGAAGGTTTTAAAGGATTTATCTTACCCAAACAAAACGTTCGCGAAGCAGCCATTGTAAACGATTTAGTTGCATATGGGGTAGAAAACCTGGCTCAGGTGCTTGCTTTTTTCAATAAAAGTGAAACACTGGAACCGGTTAAAGTGGATACTAAAGAAGAATTTTTAAAGAACATCAATAATTATGAGCACGATTTTGCAGATGTTAAAGGTCAGGAAAATATAAAAAGAGCACTGGAAATTGCTGCAGCTGGTGGTCATAATGTTATTTTAATCGGTCCGCCAGGAGCAGGCAAAACTATGCTGGCCAAGCGCCTGCCCACTATTTTACCACCCTTAAATTTAAATGAAGCTTTAGAAACCACAAAAATCCACTCGGTTGCCGGAAAACTCTCAGCAGCCGATGCATTAATGACTATCCGTCCCTACCGCTCTCCACACCACACCATTAGCGATGTAGCCCTGGTAGGTGGCGGGATGAATCCACAACCTGGAGAAATATCACTGGCGCATAATGGCGTTTTATTTTTAGATGAACTGCCCGAATTTAAACGAACTGTTTTAGAGGTAATGCGCCAACCTTTAGAAGACCGTAAAGTGGCCATTTCAAGGGCCAGGTTTTCGGTAGAATATCCAGCCAGCTTTATGTTGGTGGCCTCAATGAATCCATGCCCGTGTGGTTTTTATAATCACCCGGAGAAAGATTGTGTTTGTGCACCTGGTGTGGTTCAAAAATACCTGAGTAAAATATCAGGACCGCTTTTAGATCGGATTGATCTTCATGTAGAAGTTACCCCTGTTGATTTTACCGAACTTGCCTCTTCGCAGGAAGCAGAAAAAAGCAACCACATCAGGGCACGTGTCATTCAGGCCCGGGAAATTCAGGATAAACGTTTTGCAGATAAAAAGGAGATATACTGCAACGCGCAGATGAGCCCTAAAATGGTTCGAAAAGTATGTGAAATTAGTGAGGCTGGCACCGGCCTTTTAAAAACAGCGATGGAAAGATTAGGATTATCTGCACGTGCTTACGATAGGATTTTGAAAGTAGCACGTACCATTGCCGATTTAGCTGGCAGTGAAAATATAGAGCTCGAACATTTAGCAGAATCGATTAATTACAGGAGTTTGGATAGAGAGGGTTGGGCAGGGTAA
- the ffh gene encoding signal recognition particle protein, producing the protein MFDNLQDKLDRAFKVLKGQGSITEINVAETMKEIRKALLDADVNYKTAKAFTDDVRQKALGQNVLTAVSPGQLLTKIMNDELAALMGGEVTELDTKANPTIILIAGLNGAGKTTFAGKLALHLKGKGKKPLLVAGDMYRPAAVDQLEVLGTSVGVSVYANRASNDPVGIALEGIAHGKENGNNVIIIDTAGRLAIDESLMNEISEVKAKTQPHEILFVVDSMTGQDAVNTAKIFNDRLDFTGVVLTKLDGDTRGGAALSIKSVVNKPIKFIGTGEKMEALDVFYPDRMASRILGMGDVVSLVERAQMQFDEKEAAELQKKIRKNKFDFNDFYNQIQQIKKMGNMKDLMGMIPGVGKMMKNVDIQDDAFKSIEAIINSMTPFEKENPDSIQQSRRLRIAKGSGSKVEEVTKLIKQFEDMRKMMKQFSNPAAAAAMMKGMPKMPFGR; encoded by the coding sequence ATGTTTGATAATTTACAGGACAAGCTAGACAGAGCATTTAAAGTACTAAAAGGACAAGGCAGCATTACGGAAATCAACGTGGCAGAAACCATGAAAGAGATCCGTAAAGCATTATTAGATGCCGATGTTAACTATAAAACAGCAAAAGCATTTACCGATGATGTGAGGCAAAAAGCGTTGGGGCAAAACGTGCTTACTGCCGTTTCTCCAGGTCAATTGCTTACCAAAATAATGAACGATGAACTTGCAGCCTTAATGGGTGGTGAAGTTACAGAGTTAGATACTAAAGCAAACCCTACTATTATTTTAATTGCAGGTTTAAACGGTGCGGGTAAAACTACTTTTGCAGGCAAACTGGCTTTACATTTAAAAGGTAAGGGTAAAAAACCATTGTTGGTTGCTGGCGATATGTACCGCCCGGCGGCTGTAGATCAATTGGAGGTTTTAGGAACCTCGGTTGGTGTTTCGGTTTATGCAAACCGCGCATCAAACGATCCTGTTGGCATTGCTTTAGAAGGTATTGCACACGGTAAAGAAAATGGAAATAACGTAATCATTATCGATACCGCAGGTCGCTTAGCGATCGACGAATCTTTAATGAACGAAATATCTGAAGTCAAAGCCAAAACACAGCCGCACGAAATTTTATTCGTGGTGGATTCGATGACTGGTCAGGATGCGGTAAATACAGCCAAAATATTTAACGACAGGCTTGATTTTACAGGCGTTGTTTTAACTAAATTAGATGGCGATACCCGCGGTGGGGCAGCACTTTCCATTAAATCGGTGGTAAACAAGCCTATTAAATTTATCGGTACCGGCGAGAAAATGGAAGCACTTGATGTTTTCTATCCTGATCGTATGGCATCGCGTATCTTGGGCATGGGTGATGTGGTTTCGCTTGTTGAACGTGCACAGATGCAGTTTGATGAGAAAGAGGCAGCAGAACTTCAGAAGAAAATCCGCAAGAATAAATTCGATTTCAACGATTTCTACAACCAGATTCAGCAGATCAAGAAAATGGGTAACATGAAAGATCTGATGGGCATGATTCCTGGTGTAGGCAAAATGATGAAGAATGTGGATATCCAGGACGATGCTTTTAAATCAATCGAAGCGATTATCAATTCGATGACCCCATTTGAAAAAGAAAACCCGGATAGCATCCAGCAAAGCCGCCGTTTACGTATTGCAAAAGGATCGGGCAGCAAGGTAGAAGAAGTTACTAAGCTGATTAAGCAATTTGAAGATATGCGTAAAATGATGAAGCAGTTTTCGAACCCGGCAGCCGCAGCAGCTATGATGAAAGGTATGCCTAAAATGCCATTTGGCAGATAG
- a CDS encoding DUF5916 domain-containing protein produces the protein MKRCILLFFILICAFSQAQDISKQRQLEAKRTLLSPKIDGILDDECWNNVPLATDFIQIRPNPGKVEAQDRRTEMKVLYDDVAIYVYARMYDHPDSVSHELVSRDNIGNADFISIIVDPFYDKMNGNGFFVTAAGVQFDAKYSQVGDEDANWNAVWESAVKIDDKGWTCEMRIPYSALRFSSKDIQNWGLNFSRRIQRSNTQTFWNFVDPKVNGFINQEGLWMGIKDVKPPLRLSFSPYISAYVNHYPVNLPGVKNTTSRFNGGMDVKYGINNSFTLDMTLVPDFGQVQSDNRILNLTPFEVKFNENRQFFTEGTELFNKGDLFYSKRIGSIPSYYNYSEVGSSDKIIKDQTEAKVLNATKISGRTAKGLGIGIFNAVTNSMQTEVEDVQGNLREVETQPLTNYNILVFDQSLKNNSSATFINTNVLRQGSAYDANVTALLFNLNNKGNKYFVNGAGKMSYLRGKETSTGYSYGLKFGKQSGNFLWSYSQQYADHKFDPSDLGFFTNNNFLDQVADFHYNIYKPSSWYNQLLSYLNILYSRRAMPGSFQTFSVEGGPYVQFKNLWSAEVNGIYTAAKNDFYESRNGQVYKAPESYSAVLYINPNRAKAYNFGGNIRYREQELFKGKEYNFYFFQNLRINDKIAFGLDLNFNPNYNYVNWVTAQGDQAIFSKYDRRTVENSFDAKYTFTNLMGLTVVLRHYWSDRRNKEFFLLKPDGNLTDYVGAPLNGLDRNYNVFNIDLIYTWQFAPGSTLSVSYKDAAETNDTYYTQRYNKNLSGILNAPQNNSLSVKVLYYVDYLDLKKKKEKGLERFSLDIS, from the coding sequence ATGAAACGCTGCATCCTCCTTTTTTTTATACTTATTTGTGCTTTTTCTCAAGCCCAGGATATTTCGAAACAGCGTCAGCTGGAAGCAAAAAGAACCTTGCTAAGCCCTAAAATAGATGGTATTTTAGATGATGAATGTTGGAATAATGTTCCTCTAGCTACTGATTTTATTCAGATCAGGCCAAATCCGGGAAAGGTAGAAGCTCAAGATCGGCGCACCGAAATGAAGGTGCTTTACGATGATGTTGCGATATATGTTTATGCCCGAATGTACGATCACCCTGACAGTGTTTCTCATGAATTGGTTTCGAGGGATAATATTGGCAATGCCGATTTCATTTCAATTATTGTAGACCCCTTTTATGATAAGATGAATGGAAATGGCTTTTTCGTTACGGCTGCAGGTGTTCAGTTTGATGCAAAATATTCGCAGGTTGGTGATGAAGACGCCAACTGGAATGCGGTATGGGAAAGTGCCGTTAAAATTGATGATAAAGGCTGGACATGTGAAATGAGAATTCCTTACTCGGCCCTGCGTTTCTCTAGTAAGGATATCCAGAACTGGGGTTTAAACTTTAGCCGCAGGATACAGCGGAGCAACACACAGACCTTTTGGAATTTTGTAGATCCTAAAGTAAATGGTTTTATCAATCAGGAAGGGTTGTGGATGGGAATAAAAGATGTTAAACCTCCGTTAAGATTATCTTTTTCGCCATATATTTCGGCCTATGTAAACCATTATCCGGTTAATTTGCCCGGGGTAAAAAACACAACCTCGCGGTTTAATGGGGGTATGGATGTTAAATATGGAATCAACAACAGTTTCACACTGGATATGACCTTAGTACCCGATTTTGGGCAGGTACAATCTGATAACCGGATCTTAAACCTCACTCCTTTTGAAGTGAAATTTAATGAAAACCGACAGTTTTTTACGGAAGGAACAGAACTGTTTAACAAAGGCGATCTGTTTTATTCGAAGCGGATCGGCTCTATACCATCTTATTACAATTACAGTGAGGTGGGCAGCAGTGATAAAATTATAAAAGATCAAACCGAGGCTAAGGTGCTCAACGCCACAAAAATTTCAGGACGAACGGCAAAAGGTTTGGGTATAGGCATTTTTAACGCAGTTACGAATAGCATGCAGACCGAAGTTGAAGATGTACAGGGCAACCTTCGTGAGGTAGAAACCCAACCGCTTACCAACTATAATATTCTGGTTTTCGATCAATCTTTAAAAAATAACAGTTCGGCTACGTTTATCAATACAAATGTGCTGAGGCAAGGCTCTGCTTACGATGCCAATGTAACTGCTTTACTGTTTAACCTGAACAATAAAGGCAATAAATATTTTGTAAACGGTGCAGGTAAAATGAGCTATTTACGGGGCAAAGAAACCAGTACCGGATATAGTTATGGGCTTAAATTTGGTAAACAGAGTGGTAATTTTCTCTGGAGCTATTCGCAGCAATACGCTGATCACAAATTCGACCCTTCTGATTTAGGCTTTTTTACCAATAACAATTTTTTAGATCAGGTGGCGGATTTCCATTACAATATTTATAAACCAAGCAGTTGGTACAATCAATTACTAAGCTACCTTAATATTTTATACTCGCGGAGAGCTATGCCGGGTAGCTTTCAAACGTTTTCTGTAGAAGGCGGACCTTACGTCCAATTCAAAAATCTTTGGTCGGCAGAAGTAAATGGTATTTATACCGCGGCAAAAAACGATTTCTACGAATCGAGAAACGGGCAGGTATATAAGGCTCCCGAAAGTTATAGTGCAGTTTTATACATTAACCCTAACCGTGCAAAAGCGTATAATTTTGGCGGAAACATCCGCTACAGAGAACAAGAGCTTTTTAAGGGAAAAGAGTACAACTTTTACTTTTTCCAGAACCTGAGGATAAATGATAAAATCGCCTTTGGTTTAGATTTGAATTTTAACCCAAATTACAATTATGTAAACTGGGTAACCGCACAGGGTGATCAAGCTATTTTTTCTAAATACGACCGTAGAACCGTAGAAAACTCCTTTGATGCCAAATATACCTTTACTAATTTAATGGGTTTGACTGTAGTATTGAGGCATTATTGGAGCGACAGGAGAAATAAAGAATTTTTCTTGCTTAAACCGGATGGGAATTTAACCGATTATGTTGGAGCGCCTTTAAACGGACTGGACAGAAACTATAATGTGTTCAACATCGATTTAATCTACACCTGGCAGTTTGCGCCGGGTAGCACCCTTTCTGTTTCGTACAAGGATGCAGCAGAAACTAATGATACCTATTATACGCAACGGTACAATAAAAACCTGAGTGGAATTTTAAATGCGCCGCAGAACAACAGCCTTTCGGTAAAGGTATTGTACTATGTTGATTATCTGGACCTCAAGAAAAAAAAGGAAAAAGGTTTAGAAAGATTTAGTCTGGACATTTCCTAG
- a CDS encoding helix-turn-helix transcriptional regulator produces the protein MEIAFSGIYIVYGDMLVKKNRLRIKSFDEPDMVELHFSITGGGIMENYLTNKRLDIKANQHNIIYSPDFDGMAEFTVGGPHKFFEVNFERSRFVDLTCESSVLLKNFAENIMNNRSVEISSENLPISLAMHSCINDIMNCHFTGGLKLLFLQSKCLELLALQAQAFEMAAKKTESPAFKSYDKERIYYAREYLLANANHPPCLTELAKIAGINEFKLKQGFKEVFKNTVFGYLSDYKLMRAKELLADSSKNIKHISDELGYSSVQHFSSAFSKKFGISPGKAR, from the coding sequence GTGGAGATCGCTTTTTCGGGTATTTACATTGTTTACGGCGATATGCTGGTGAAAAAGAACCGTCTGCGCATTAAATCTTTTGACGAACCTGATATGGTTGAGCTTCATTTTTCAATCACGGGCGGTGGGATCATGGAAAATTACCTCACTAACAAACGCCTGGATATTAAAGCCAATCAGCACAATATTATCTATAGCCCTGATTTTGATGGGATGGCAGAGTTTACGGTAGGTGGTCCGCATAAATTTTTTGAGGTAAATTTCGAAAGATCACGTTTTGTTGATTTAACCTGCGAGAGCAGTGTACTATTAAAGAATTTTGCCGAAAATATCATGAATAACCGTTCAGTAGAAATTTCCTCAGAAAACCTACCGATCAGTCTGGCGATGCACAGCTGTATCAACGATATTATGAATTGCCATTTTACAGGAGGATTAAAATTGTTGTTCCTTCAATCTAAATGCTTGGAGCTTTTGGCACTACAGGCTCAAGCTTTCGAGATGGCGGCAAAGAAAACAGAAAGTCCAGCCTTTAAATCATATGATAAAGAAAGGATTTATTATGCCAGAGAATATCTGTTGGCCAATGCGAACCATCCGCCATGTTTAACTGAACTGGCCAAAATTGCAGGGATAAACGAGTTTAAGCTTAAACAAGGCTTTAAAGAAGTGTTTAAAAATACCGTTTTTGGCTATTTAAGCGATTACAAACTGATGCGGGCTAAAGAACTCCTGGCCGATAGCAGCAAAAACATTAAACATATTTCAGATGAATTAGGCTATTCTTCTGTACAGCATTTCAGCAGTGCCTTTAGTAAAAAATTCGGCATAAGCCCCGGGAAAGCGAGGTAG